In Oscillatoria acuminata PCC 6304, a single window of DNA contains:
- a CDS encoding ATP-binding protein — protein sequence MKPFNFNLATLSPEADGQRLKKPPQTNSNQQQKILLASGILGLLALLALLLWPDLLGNLLAQDGFIPHGHCYLWKPSLVWLHVTSDTLIGIAYVAISTSLAYFVYKARKNIPFDWMFLAFGAFIIACGMTHFLAVWTLWNPTYWLSGDVKLITAIASVTTAISLPPLIPRALRLLDSAQVSEERRLNLERANLELQALYGQLKQLDELKSQFFANVSHELRTPLALILGPTQKLLADRQLLEEQHRDLLVIERNSRMLLKQVNDLLDISKLEAGKMELEAVPLNLASLIRQVAANFDALALEREINLTVQTPESLGTQLDRQKIERVVLNLLSNAFKFTPPGGQIDCSLSLEEGEGEKNPVTIAIQDSGPGVPLERRETIFERFSQIEGGSTRRFGGTGLGLAIVKEFVELHQGSITVSDASLGGAMFTVQLPIEVSPDLPQTDSESSIWEDLAESAIAELKPEADTTPRVLLPNDPRPLVLVVEDNPEMNRFVCDILGRDYQIATAFNGEQGLEQALTLHPDLILSDVMMPEIGGDRLVSLLRSNPDFADVSIIMLTAKDDDDLRVQLLREGVQDYLMKPFSVEELRARVGNAVAIKRVRDLLQQELASQSSDVEVLASELAFHKRELEVALILQQKQSEELIKANQIKDEFLSIVSHELRTPLNSILGWTQLLRTRKLNETMQNKALETIERNAKQQVNLIDDILDVSRIIRGKIRLKLRPVNLIPIVEAALDTMLPTAESKGIEIDFNFDPAVALVSGDSDRLQQVAWNLFSNAVKFTPNGGSISVAIAQTDSYITLKVQDTGIGINPDFLPHIFEGFRQADSSTTRAYGGLGLGLTIVRHLVELHGGKVQALSEGEGQGATLMVQLPILPKPPQEQAVQTSYSREEGLSSQLWALDGLQVLVVDDDPDTGDLMEAMLTDYGVRVQVVTSVSEAIALMDQCKFDVLVSDIGMPGEDGYHLIHQIRQHEADSNNHIPAIALTAFSSEEDRAQSLLAGFQKHLSKPVEPAQLARVLAQLASNL from the coding sequence ATGAAACCATTTAATTTTAATCTGGCCACGCTCAGTCCAGAAGCTGATGGACAAAGATTAAAAAAACCCCCCCAAACTAACAGTAACCAGCAACAAAAAATCCTATTAGCTAGCGGTATATTAGGGTTGCTTGCCCTCTTAGCCCTCCTGCTCTGGCCAGATCTGCTGGGTAATCTGTTGGCACAGGATGGGTTTATTCCCCACGGCCATTGTTATCTCTGGAAGCCTTCCTTAGTCTGGCTTCATGTCACCTCAGATACCTTGATTGGCATCGCCTATGTTGCCATTTCCACTAGTCTTGCCTATTTTGTTTATAAAGCGCGAAAAAATATCCCCTTTGATTGGATGTTTTTGGCCTTTGGGGCCTTTATCATTGCTTGTGGCATGACCCATTTTTTAGCGGTCTGGACCTTGTGGAATCCCACCTACTGGTTATCGGGGGATGTCAAATTAATCACCGCGATCGCCTCCGTCACTACGGCAATTTCTTTACCCCCGTTAATCCCTAGAGCCTTGAGATTATTGGACTCGGCTCAGGTTTCGGAAGAACGTCGCTTGAATCTGGAGCGGGCCAATTTAGAACTGCAAGCCCTTTATGGTCAGCTTAAGCAACTCGATGAACTTAAAAGCCAATTTTTCGCCAATGTCAGTCACGAATTGCGAACCCCTCTGGCTTTAATTTTAGGTCCGACTCAGAAGTTACTCGCCGATCGCCAACTCTTGGAGGAACAACACCGAGACTTGCTCGTAATCGAGCGCAATTCCCGAATGCTGCTCAAACAGGTTAATGATCTCCTGGATATCTCTAAGCTAGAAGCGGGTAAGATGGAACTCGAAGCAGTTCCCCTAAACTTAGCCAGTCTGATCCGCCAAGTGGCGGCGAACTTTGACGCTTTAGCCCTCGAACGGGAAATTAACTTAACGGTCCAGACTCCTGAGTCTTTGGGGACCCAATTGGACCGCCAAAAAATCGAGCGGGTGGTTTTAAACTTACTCTCCAATGCATTTAAGTTCACACCCCCGGGAGGCCAAATTGACTGTTCTTTGTCTCTGGAAGAGGGCGAAGGAGAGAAAAACCCGGTAACGATCGCCATCCAAGATAGTGGTCCAGGAGTCCCGTTGGAACGGCGTGAAACCATCTTTGAGCGGTTTAGCCAAATTGAGGGAGGGAGTACCCGTCGCTTTGGCGGGACTGGGTTGGGATTGGCGATTGTCAAGGAATTTGTCGAACTCCATCAGGGAAGCATTACTGTCTCGGATGCCTCCCTAGGTGGGGCGATGTTTACGGTCCAACTTCCCATTGAGGTTTCCCCGGACCTCCCTCAGACGGATTCAGAAAGTTCCATCTGGGAGGATCTGGCTGAATCGGCGATCGCTGAACTGAAGCCAGAAGCCGATACAACTCCCAGGGTTCTGCTTCCCAATGACCCTCGTCCCCTGGTTTTAGTGGTGGAAGATAACCCGGAAATGAATCGCTTTGTCTGCGATATCTTAGGACGGGACTATCAAATTGCGACAGCGTTTAACGGGGAGCAAGGATTGGAACAGGCACTCACCCTGCATCCGGATTTAATCTTGAGTGATGTGATGATGCCCGAAATTGGCGGCGATCGCCTGGTGTCTTTGTTACGCAGTAATCCGGATTTCGCCGATGTGTCCATTATCATGCTGACGGCAAAAGATGATGATGATTTGCGGGTGCAGTTATTGCGTGAAGGGGTGCAAGATTATCTGATGAAACCCTTTTCTGTGGAAGAATTGCGGGCAAGGGTAGGCAATGCAGTCGCCATTAAACGGGTGCGAGATTTGTTACAGCAGGAGTTAGCCTCTCAAAGCTCCGATGTAGAAGTCCTCGCCTCGGAACTGGCTTTCCATAAGCGAGAACTGGAAGTCGCGCTGATCCTTCAACAGAAACAGTCGGAAGAATTAATCAAGGCGAATCAAATCAAGGATGAGTTTTTATCGATTGTTTCCCATGAACTGCGCACGCCTCTCAATTCCATTCTGGGCTGGACTCAGTTGCTTCGCACTCGCAAGCTGAATGAAACCATGCAGAACAAAGCATTGGAAACTATTGAGCGCAATGCTAAACAACAGGTGAATTTAATTGATGATATTCTGGATGTTTCTCGGATTATTCGGGGCAAAATTCGCTTAAAACTGCGTCCGGTGAATTTAATTCCGATTGTGGAAGCGGCCCTGGATACGATGCTTCCCACGGCGGAATCTAAGGGAATTGAGATTGATTTCAACTTTGACCCGGCAGTCGCCTTGGTTTCGGGAGATAGCGATCGCTTGCAGCAAGTGGCTTGGAATTTGTTTTCTAATGCGGTGAAGTTTACCCCCAATGGCGGCTCGATTTCCGTGGCGATCGCCCAGACGGATTCCTATATTACCCTCAAGGTTCAGGATACTGGAATTGGCATCAATCCAGACTTTCTGCCCCATATTTTTGAGGGATTCCGCCAAGCGGATAGTTCTACCACTCGCGCCTATGGCGGATTAGGGTTAGGATTGACCATCGTCCGTCACTTAGTGGAACTCCACGGGGGCAAAGTCCAGGCTTTGAGCGAGGGGGAAGGCCAAGGGGCCACGTTGATGGTCCAGTTACCGATTCTGCCCAAACCGCCACAAGAGCAAGCAGTCCAGACTTCCTACTCCCGGGAAGAAGGATTATCCAGTCAACTCTGGGCCCTGGATGGGTTGCAGGTGTTGGTGGTGGATGACGACCCGGATACCGGGGATTTAATGGAAGCGATGCTGACCGATTATGGGGTGCGGGTTCAGGTAGTGACTTCGGTTTCCGAGGCGATCGCCCTGATGGACCAATGCAAATTTGATGTGTTAGTCAGCGATATTGGAATGCCCGGAGAAGACGGATATCATTTAATTCACCAAATCCGCCAGCATGAAGCTGACAGCAACAACCATATTCCTGCGATCGCCCTGACGGCTTTTTCCTCCGAGGAGGACCGCGCCCAATCCCTCCTAGCTGGCTTTCAAAAACACCTTTCTAAACCTGTAGAACCCGCCCAATTAGCCAGGGTTTTAGCTCAGTTGGCTTCAAATCTCTAA
- a CDS encoding response regulator transcription factor: MTANPIQGRKAMAKILIVDDSTLSRGILRRILQTEGHSIIEAKDGLMGIESYYIEKPDLVLLDIAMPDMQGTEVLEKLRAFDDRARIVMATADLQELTRAAVMAAGALGYLTKPYNPDVVLDIVNQVLRGIPGGVG, from the coding sequence GTGACTGCCAATCCGATACAAGGACGCAAGGCGATGGCCAAAATTTTGATTGTTGATGACTCTACCCTTTCTCGCGGAATCCTACGACGCATCCTCCAGACAGAAGGCCATTCAATTATTGAGGCCAAAGATGGATTGATGGGCATTGAGAGTTACTATATAGAAAAACCCGACCTCGTTTTACTGGATATCGCCATGCCAGATATGCAGGGAACGGAAGTGCTGGAAAAATTACGCGCCTTCGACGATCGCGCCCGCATCGTGATGGCGACGGCTGACCTGCAAGAACTGACCCGCGCTGCGGTGATGGCTGCTGGAGCACTGGGTTATCTGACTAAACCCTATAATCCCGATGTGGTTCTGGACATCGTGAATCAGGTCCTCCGAGGAATTCCGGGAGGGGTAGGATGA
- a CDS encoding chemotaxis protein CheC encodes MKLTETQKDALSELLNMGFSRTASALSELTGHRVLLEVPQVSIHPIEELSAKLGTFVKGEIATVQQIFTGRVSGNALLLLNYDGAVQLTELVTPEQNIHRDRLDASAAEVLTEIGNILLNACLSVFGNLLQMQISFSVPRLHLEALDGLLHSLSIGKAEMRYAMVVYTGFRMKENSIHGYLVMVLSVVSLEKLLEEIDNWVREEIAPPNLSISS; translated from the coding sequence ATGAAACTGACAGAAACCCAAAAGGATGCTTTAAGCGAACTGCTGAATATGGGTTTCTCGCGCACTGCATCGGCCCTCTCGGAACTCACGGGTCATCGTGTGTTACTAGAGGTTCCCCAGGTTTCCATTCATCCCATTGAAGAACTCAGCGCCAAACTCGGGACCTTTGTCAAAGGGGAAATTGCCACAGTCCAGCAAATTTTTACGGGACGGGTTTCAGGAAATGCCCTGTTATTGTTGAACTATGACGGGGCTGTGCAACTGACAGAGTTGGTGACGCCGGAACAAAATATCCATCGCGATCGCCTCGATGCCTCTGCTGCCGAAGTGCTCACGGAAATTGGCAATATTTTACTCAATGCCTGTCTGAGCGTTTTTGGGAATTTGTTACAAATGCAAATTTCGTTTTCCGTTCCTCGGTTACATTTAGAAGCCTTAGATGGGTTACTCCATTCTCTAAGCATTGGGAAGGCGGAAATGCGCTATGCAATGGTGGTTTATACCGGATTTCGGATGAAGGAAAATTCAATTCACGGGTATTTAGTTATGGTCTTAAGTGTGGTTTCTTTAGAAAAATTGCTAGAAGAAATTGATAACTGGGTAAGGGAGGAAATAGCTCCACCTAACCTTTCCATTTCTTCATAA